TGTGGATATGATCTTGTCTTTTCACGATGTCACTCTTCCTGGGAAGAAAACCGGAAACAACATAAACAGATGTGTCTGGGGATTAGAGGGAcccattttttctcattattatctAGCTGTTATGTGGCGTCCtctaaaatatttgtttgttcagGATCAGCATAAACCCCTGGGTAAAGCCCCAGTTCTGCGATCAGAAAACTGCGCCCTGTTTCCTCAACCGTGACGTGGAGTCTACAGCTCAGAGTTCAGTCCGTGCTGTTCTGAAATCACTCGCCGGTTCTCGCCTTTATTACTCCCTACATAATAAATACACAGTGGGTTATTAAATAGTGAGCTAGGAATTTGGGGGCATTTATGAATCATCCTGCTGCCATTCAGCTGTCAGTATTTGTCTGTGAACTGACTCGTGTGTGTTGCATGGGCATTACTTTTTTAGATCcactgtgtattatttttttattttttttttttttttagtgttttaatcagatttttaaataAGTAACCTCTAAGCagtttttactttctttaaAGTAGCTACGTACTTGTGGAGACTTGGTTGAAATAAGAAAATCCATGCATAGGGAACAGCATTTCCAGTTTCTGCCAAAGGAACCACATCATTATTACTAATAGTGGAATTTTAATCATAATCAGGCAAGTAACCAACATGGCCCATGCCTTGAGGTTGGACCAGTGGTGTTTTTGCCATACAAAGATTAAGTGAGAAGTTACGGGTTGAGTCTGTGTAATTTTTGCCTTAATGTTAGCCTCTGGTGTTCAGTGATGTAACAACAGCAAATCAATGTCGACACCTTCCCCAGTCTCTCCCATTCATTTCCCTCCAGGCCAGCCAAACAAGCACATTGCAATAGAAGAGAAGCAAAAGCAGCACTGTAAACAAGTTATCAATGGCAGAGCTCAGAAAGGTGAAGTACATCTATACATCTATATGGCTTTGTTGTTAAAGTTTTTTACTAATTAGCAGTTGCTAGGCATTCTACAGTATGTGGCATGGTGACATCGCATTCAGACACCGCAGCCTCTCATGGTCCAAATATTTCAGTGCTTTTGTGCTGTTTAACTGTAAGAAGTGCACACCtttgtgaaaatgattttaacaCTGTAAATACGCCTGCaatttttgtcttttaccaTCTCTTACAGTTGCAAGAGATGTGAAATCATGACAATTACACAGCTCTTGTAATTATGTTTTGGTGTAGTGAAGTTAATTTAGTTAAAGTTGGTCTTTGcccattttgtttctgtaaaatctGTATAAAATCGAAAATAAAAGATGCCTCTGCTATTAGATTTTGAGAGGATGACATCTGATGTAGCGATGATACTTTATACTCtattatctctctctctctctcatatcACCTCGCAGTGCCCCATTGTTTAGTTAGTTATCTTAATGGAAGCAAGAAAAATACACAACCAAATAACAAGGTAGCCTTGTAAAAATAAGCTCTTAATCCATCACTGAGAGCTTACTGTCATTATTTCCTTAATCACATTAAATCATGTGACTAAGTCTGCGCGTGAAACATATCTGCTAGTTGAAGACTTCATATTTAAATTAGACAGACAAGTGTAACAAACATGAAAGGTTTGGAAGGATTTTTGGGGAGGTCTATATTGGTGAACCATTACCAGCCGTGCAAGCTTATCTGATTTgtattaaaactgaaatttggtcAGGCAgatataaacaaaacacagggcTCTCAGTGCAGAAATACCAGACCTGGTTCTTAGGTTTTATAGAAACGCTGTCATTAATTACTTTTTGTCAGTAATGATTTTCACATAGGTTATAATGAAGATGCTGTTTACTGCATGTGCACCCTTAACTTTATTTCACAGTACTTTGTCTGAAAGCAGATAACATagtaataagaaataaaattaaaaaaacacatttttgtgctcttgtttgttttgatgaacTTGAACAACAACTGTTGATCTTTCTAAAGGTTTTCTCAACACTTTAAACTCTGATTAGACACAAGTGCTACAATATGCAGTATAAAAACATGTCGCTAAATAGCTAAATGAACTAGAAACCTGACAGCTCTCAGAAGATACTGAAATgagttttataaaaataacaataaacgGAGACTCATCAACAGTGccaacactgaaataaaacaaaaggaaatttACACTTGTACACATATCTCAAAATCTTAAGGCGATTGAAATATTAAGTCAGACAACCAAGTTAACACTTTATAAGGTGCTTATATAACACATTCACAGCAGGCTCATGAATGtttaatttctcattaataaatattaacagcattgtGGCACATAAAATGGTTGCAGCGTTATGccatattttcattctttttgtcatgtcattttttgtttatatgaGGTTTGAGTCGTGTAACGTCATGTTGattcagcttcttcttcttcagtggtTTAATGGCACCCAACTGGAGAATTAACACCACCAACTGTTTTTGATGCCACCACCTTCTAACATTTGGATAACAGTAGTGGGTGGAAACATCCATTGAATAGCATTTTCTTCTGCAGATATTCtggaaattcattttaaaaatttacCAAATTACAATGGATGTTTAACTAATAGTTAGTCAGTTGCTCTCTGACTGATTGATGCTTAACTACTAAACCTTGGAgagcttttatttcctttttcaatGAACCCATCTTCTATGTTGAAACTTTGAGTAAAACTGTTAAACATTTAGTGATCATTCATAAATACTGTGTGCAATGGATCATCATGAGCCTGTTTGGAATAAGTTATATAAACATCAACAATGAAAAAGCGTTAAGTCTTATATTTACTCAAAAAAATTTCATGATATACAAATTCACAGCCAGTAAGTCAGAGGATTCAGTTTCACATTCTCAAATTTTACTCTAGCATGTTGATATTCATCTGGTACGTAGCTTTCATAATATACAAAATGATTTAACAGCCTagcagttaaaaacaaaaaaagtaaccTCTCAGCAAACAACAAGGCCCATCTGTATTACTACTCTCCTTTTATCTGATCAGACGTTATGCAATATAATACACTGGAAGAAATCTTgaagcaaaaaggaaaaaaaaaaacacagttgttaatagcattaaataaatattttcttggAAATATACATAAAAGCTGCCTTAGACAGATCAGAATATCTATCTGTTACATTCATCCATCGGGCTTTCCTGCAGGGAAGAACAGGTGTCTGTGTTCCTATACCAGTGACAAAGTACAGCTGCCTTCCCTTTTGGATTGTTAGTGATTAATATCCTTTCTCTGGATATTATTGGTTTCTGATGTTTCCACTTTtgaaggaaggaaaaacaagatacaatttaaaaaataacaaaaacaaaaaaacaaacttggacCTACTGCTGTATGTTCATAGGATTCCCATACCATGCAGAAATAGtgtaaacatttcagctttttctaCTTTGGTACTAAAGATACAAATGGTGGTTCATGAAGTTGATGACTGAGCTTAGTTACAGCATCAGATACTGCAGCTTCTACCAGAATCCATCAAATAAATACTGTGTTGTGTGGTTAAGAGGACTTTAAAACTGAATCCTTCTGTATCCTGTAAGTGCAtgtaaaagcttaaaaaaaataaaagtaaaaaaaaaaaaaaacatcaaacacaggCAGTGATGGTTAAAAAGACATATGTTCTGACAGGTTTAAAGTCGGAACATGCTGTTCTTTAGCGACAGTGTAATCTAAATGAACAGCGCTCCATTTCATAAACCTGTTTCATCCACTAATATTTTTGCAGTTCCACAGCAAACATTGCAAACATAGAAACCCATATTTATACATTGATTTGTTGAAGTAAATATATGTAGGGAAAGgagaaaaagttatttttgaaCGAAAGGTCCAGATAGTTCTTCAAAAAAATACTGAGGTTTCGGTAGACATATCTTCATATAGTAGTTTCATATTACACAACAGCAAATCCACTGTCACAGGACTTGGCCATGCGATACCCAAAAACCTAAAATCCATTGTaacatatatattattaatttgcaatatattttctctttaataGATAAAAGTTTTCCCGATGAATGCTTTACATAATATGACAAATTTAAAGAATGTTTACCCCATTTTCCTCACAGTCAAAAGAGAATGCAATACACGAGTGGTTGATTATAATATGGAGGTTTCCATTTATTCAACAATCAGATGAGGATCTTGTGTCATTTCTGCAATGTAtggttcattttaaaaacacctaAAGAAGTTATGATTTATGTTGGGCAGATACACCTTTCCAGTAGTCTAGAATATCATGCAGGTCCTCGTCCTTTGCAAACTGGACTTTCTTACGCAGTGCATGGCCCGCAGCCATGTACTCCTCATCTTTGTGCCGTTTCCGGTGGAGTTTGAACCGCTCCCAGATGCTGTGTGAAGGTTTGCAGTAGTATTCAGGACTGGAGGTGTAGCTTAGATTGTGATACTGCGATGACAACTGGGAATAAGCTAAGTCTCTGGAGCGGGAGTGAGTTAGAGGCTCCAACATGGAGGACTTGTGGCTGTCGGGTCCTTCAAGCTCCTCTATCTGAGCGTCTGGATACGAGTGCCGGTGGTCACTGTACTGGCGAatcttctctgcctcagccctCAGGATGGCAGAAGCAGGTGTTACAGTGAGAATGGTCTCTCCTGTTGGGGAGGTTTTCTCTATGTACTTGGAGTCAGAACGATAAGGCCTGGGACTTCGCATGGGCCCTCCTGTGGCAGTGCTGGGCCTCTTTGGCGAGGCGTCAGAGGACCGATGCCTCTGTAGAGAATGATGGTAGCTGTCCTTGTACACTGGGGACAGAAGGCCAGATTTACTCTGAGGGTGTTCTGATATTAGTACAAGCTGAGGCTCTGCTGTAGACACTGCTCCAGATTTCACCCCTTGAAAAGAGGTGGATTCTGACTTTAGAGCATCTATACAGTTGTTAATTATCTGATTGACTTTATCCACCTCTTTTGCAATGGTGGAAATCTCTGCCACCGACCCCTGGCTATTCCCAGCCATTCCCATGTCACACTCCCTACGTTCATGGTGGTCCACACTTCGCACCTCCATGTAATTTCCCTTCATCATTTTAGGAGTATCGCTTATCTCTTGAAATTTGTACTGCTCCATTTCACCAGCAGATGGTAAGTATGGCATACTCGCCATACTCTCCCTGGCCAACAACTGCTTCTGTGACATTCGAGATATTGTCCCCCCTTCCAGTTCTTGCCCATATTTCAGTTCCATTATATTTTTCTTCAGGCTACCTGattttttgtgcttttcatcTTGCTGACGTTTTCTTCGCAAGCAATAGTAGACGGCCCCCAGAAAAATGACCATGCTGAAGAGGCAGCCTAAAATTGTCATTATGTAGTGAGTAGCAGTTGCAGTGTTTATAACATTGTCCTTTCCATTCCAAGGGCCAGTAGTAATTGTGAGACAAGTGTGATTGCGTCTAAGAGAGTTGCGTATTGAAGCAACACAGTAGGTGTAATTAGTGTGGGGTTTAAGGTTTTTGAGTTCAATATCCTCCTTTATATCTTTCAGGTTTTGAATATCTGTGAAAAAGCTGTTGTTGTACAGAACGAGGATGTACATCTTTTTGTAGGGATGGGGAATCTGAACTGTGATGGTGGCACCTGTGTTTGATACTTGCTTCAGTTTCATCAGAGGGTTTACTTCCACATTATTGTAGGTTGTGCTGATGGTAATGTCTTCTGGTTCTGTACCAGAGGGACAATCGTCCAGCCCACAAAGTGTCGAATCAGGTACAGGTGTCATGGACTCGGTGGGCACAGGAATAAATGGTGTCACGTAGTCATCAGTACACACAGTGGTCAGCATGTGAAGAGCATTTCGATATGTTGGATTGTTCGGATTCTGGCTCAGTAAACTGTAACCAGAGACTCCAGGTGGGGAGTCACAGACCATCCGTTCATTTGTCCTGTTCGGAAAAATTGAGAGCCATTTGACAAAACCAAGTAATTCACATGAGCAGTTAAAAGGGTTGGTGTACAGCTCGCAAGTGGTCAGTTTAGTCAAACTGGTAAACGTGGACCCATCTAACTGCTGGATTCGGTTCATGGAGAGGTCAATATTCTCTATGTTGGGGCATTCCCAAAAGGCATTGGGTGTCACAGTCTCAATCAGGTTTGCCTGGAGGTAGAGGTACTGCAGCTTTCCTAAACCCCTGAGGATCCCCTCTGTCAGG
This genomic window from Mastacembelus armatus chromosome 8, fMasArm1.2, whole genome shotgun sequence contains:
- the elfn1a gene encoding protein ELFN1, which encodes MTLRGAPMACSLGMVMSALFWSVAIVYLTHIGRVSGDCWLIEGEKGFVWLAICSQNQPPYEAIPQHINSTIVDLRLNENKIKSIHYSSLSRFANLTYLNLTKNEISYIEDGAFSAQFNLQVLQMGFNKLRNLTEGILRGLGKLQYLYLQANLIETVTPNAFWECPNIENIDLSMNRIQQLDGSTFTSLTKLTTCELYTNPFNCSCELLGFVKWLSIFPNRTNERMVCDSPPGVSGYSLLSQNPNNPTYRNALHMLTTVCTDDYVTPFIPVPTESMTPVPDSTLCGLDDCPSGTEPEDITISTTYNNVEVNPLMKLKQVSNTGATITVQIPHPYKKMYILVLYNNSFFTDIQNLKDIKEDIELKNLKPHTNYTYCVASIRNSLRRNHTCLTITTGPWNGKDNVINTATATHYIMTILGCLFSMVIFLGAVYYCLRRKRQQDEKHKKSGSLKKNIMELKYGQELEGGTISRMSQKQLLARESMASMPYLPSAGEMEQYKFQEISDTPKMMKGNYMEVRSVDHHERRECDMGMAGNSQGSVAEISTIAKEVDKVNQIINNCIDALKSESTSFQGVKSGAVSTAEPQLVLISEHPQSKSGLLSPVYKDSYHHSLQRHRSSDASPKRPSTATGGPMRSPRPYRSDSKYIEKTSPTGETILTVTPASAILRAEAEKIRQYSDHRHSYPDAQIEELEGPDSHKSSMLEPLTHSRSRDLAYSQLSSQYHNLSYTSSPEYYCKPSHSIWERFKLHRKRHKDEEYMAAGHALRKKVQFAKDEDLHDILDYWKGVSAQHKS